From Thermomonas sp. XSG, one genomic window encodes:
- a CDS encoding putative peptide modification system cyclase has protein sequence MQDAGAPQVRTILLTDLVDSTHLVERLGDAAAAALFRAHDRLVLELQQRWRGRLIDRSDGLLLLFERPIDGLAFALDYARGLRDLGREMQLNQPLQARAGLHVGEVLVWENSPEAVRQGAKSLEVEGLAKPLAGRLMALARPGQILLSATAEPLAHRAARELGERGELLVWKSYGRWRFKGIPEAQEVHEVGEPGLAPLRIPSHTPKAWRDLPLWRRPVALTAEALLVAGMAIGAWFLAQPKPAIAFNERDWVVVGDLRNLTSDPRLEDALEQAFRISLEQSRYVNVVGELKVRDTLQRMQRKPDTAVDRALGSEIALRDGARAVLLPTVSEVGGRLRVSAEVIDPHTQTTVYAVSADGKGVESALASIDQVTDQLRAKLGEALQNVQKTSVPLPNVATPSLDALKAFAVARRVSNTTGDREQALGLYRRALQLDPQFALAHADMARLHATLGEPGAARDEWRKALALPQRLSPQERQMIELMLMQHTGPQAYFRKADEYLALYPDDYQTIGRLSSNQWHQRNDFRAAEALSRRALKPQNERFSSVRYNLGIMLLGQERYDEAQTEFRLAREAGFVGAGELYALLHEARGQYAEADKTYFAGTAGRNGWHGEPGAIIWIDRGEPTRAAAAVRGWAQKAEADGDVLESLRAHAGLASMAVLHGQGDAARARQALLALVEAKGAMGDDLYPPVSTELRLYAGLLSAYRDDRAGVEEALRRTQGSTVVRDYPTIRELHEVLQAEHERLGGQPRLAMARLEPLVRQDTALVATHWALMRAARAAREQDVANAQADWLTTHRGRVFAESTTSDVLRFFNVSISAEVARSRQQAATKTP, from the coding sequence ATGCAGGACGCCGGCGCGCCACAGGTCCGCACGATCCTGCTCACCGATCTGGTGGACTCCACCCATCTGGTGGAGCGCCTGGGCGATGCCGCCGCCGCCGCGCTGTTCCGTGCCCATGATCGTCTTGTGCTGGAGCTGCAGCAGCGCTGGCGTGGGCGGTTGATCGACCGCAGCGACGGCCTGCTGCTGCTGTTCGAGCGCCCCATCGACGGCCTCGCCTTCGCCCTCGACTACGCCCGCGGCCTGCGCGACCTGGGCCGCGAGATGCAGCTCAACCAGCCGCTGCAGGCACGCGCCGGCCTGCACGTGGGCGAAGTGCTCGTCTGGGAAAACAGCCCGGAAGCCGTGCGCCAGGGCGCGAAATCGCTGGAAGTGGAGGGCCTGGCCAAGCCGCTGGCCGGCCGCCTGATGGCGCTGGCGCGACCGGGCCAGATCCTGCTGTCGGCCACCGCCGAGCCGCTGGCCCACCGCGCCGCGCGCGAGCTGGGCGAGCGCGGCGAACTGCTGGTCTGGAAGTCCTACGGGCGCTGGCGCTTCAAGGGCATTCCCGAGGCGCAGGAGGTCCACGAAGTCGGTGAGCCGGGGCTGGCCCCGCTGCGCATCCCCTCACACACCCCCAAGGCCTGGCGCGACCTGCCGCTGTGGCGGCGCCCGGTGGCCCTGACCGCCGAAGCGCTGCTGGTGGCCGGCATGGCCATCGGCGCCTGGTTCCTGGCCCAGCCGAAGCCGGCCATCGCCTTCAACGAGCGGGACTGGGTGGTGGTTGGCGACCTGCGCAACCTGACCAGCGATCCCCGTCTGGAGGATGCGCTGGAGCAGGCCTTCCGCATCAGCCTGGAGCAGTCCCGCTACGTCAACGTGGTGGGCGAGCTCAAGGTGCGCGACACCCTGCAGCGCATGCAGCGCAAGCCGGACACGGCGGTGGACCGCGCCTTGGGGTCGGAAATCGCCCTGCGCGATGGCGCCCGCGCCGTGCTGTTGCCAACGGTGTCCGAGGTCGGTGGCCGCCTGCGGGTCAGCGCCGAGGTCATCGACCCGCACACCCAGACCACCGTTTACGCCGTCTCGGCCGACGGCAAGGGCGTCGAGTCCGCGCTTGCCTCCATCGACCAGGTCACCGACCAGCTGCGCGCGAAGTTGGGCGAGGCGCTACAGAATGTGCAGAAGACATCGGTCCCCCTGCCGAACGTGGCCACGCCCAGCCTGGATGCGCTGAAGGCCTTCGCGGTGGCCCGTCGCGTGAGCAACACGACGGGCGATCGCGAGCAGGCGCTGGGCCTGTACCGGCGCGCGCTGCAGCTTGACCCCCAATTCGCGCTGGCCCATGCAGACATGGCGCGCCTGCACGCGACCCTGGGTGAGCCCGGCGCTGCCCGCGACGAATGGCGCAAGGCCTTGGCGCTGCCCCAGCGGCTGTCGCCGCAGGAGCGTCAGATGATCGAGCTGATGCTGATGCAGCACACCGGCCCGCAGGCCTACTTCCGCAAGGCCGACGAGTACCTGGCGCTGTATCCGGACGATTACCAGACCATTGGCCGGCTCTCCAGCAACCAGTGGCACCAGCGCAATGATTTCCGCGCGGCCGAAGCGCTAAGCCGGCGCGCGCTGAAGCCCCAGAACGAGCGCTTCAGTTCGGTGCGCTACAACCTCGGGATCATGCTGCTGGGCCAGGAGCGCTATGACGAGGCGCAGACCGAATTCCGACTTGCGCGAGAGGCTGGTTTCGTGGGCGCGGGCGAGCTGTATGCGCTGCTCCATGAAGCGCGCGGGCAGTACGCGGAAGCCGACAAGACCTACTTCGCCGGCACTGCCGGGCGGAACGGATGGCACGGCGAGCCGGGGGCCATCATCTGGATCGATCGCGGCGAGCCGACGCGTGCGGCCGCAGCGGTGCGCGGATGGGCGCAGAAGGCCGAAGCCGATGGCGACGTGCTGGAGTCGTTGCGTGCCCATGCGGGACTGGCCAGCATGGCGGTGCTGCACGGGCAGGGGGATGCCGCGCGTGCCCGGCAGGCACTGCTGGCGTTGGTCGAGGCCAAGGGCGCAATGGGCGACGATCTCTATCCCCCCGTTTCGACGGAGTTGCGGCTGTACGCGGGACTCCTGTCGGCGTATCGCGATGATCGGGCGGGTGTGGAAGAGGCGCTGCGTCGCACCCAGGGCAGCACCGTCGTCCGCGACTACCCGACCATCCGGGAGTTGCACGAGGTCCTGCAGGCCGAGCATGAGCGCTTGGGCGGTCAGCCCCGCCTGGCGATGGCGCGGCTTGAGCCGCTGGTGCGCCAGGACACCGCCTTGGTGGCGACGCACTGGGCGCTCATGCGGGCAGCGCGAGCGGCCCGGGAGCAGGATGTCGCCAATGCCCAGGCGGACTGGCTCACCACACACCGCGGGCGCGTCTTCGCCGAAAGCACCACCTCCGACGTGCTGCGGTTCTTCAACGTGTCGATCTCGGCGGAAGTCGCACGGTCCCGGCAGCAGGCGGCAACGAAGACGCCCTGA
- a CDS encoding GGDEF domain-containing protein, with translation MIDARTGVDASASALHPDEYALFAQVARSCPVEAGQKLFRRGDHGAAMYVVANGAVELDFGDDLVGKRLGARAFFGELGLLIGDHARSADAVVAEAGELLELGRDEFEQLAQRDPALLAQFLRRAIMRVVLNEQALIARLRRRNQDLQEALDALRSATNRLDESEALTRTDELTGLTNRRGFAAHVEQRLQAGGLGGHVLVLVDCDRFKSINDTYGHLAGDRVLQSVANLLRAVAGVDDIVCRLGGDEFCLILSGHTREGAERIAGYVTDSARMLERMHNSPPQMTTLSIGACLIGPDSRAGWEHWYALADDALYRAKRNGGDCVEWLD, from the coding sequence ATGATCGATGCCCGCACGGGCGTGGACGCCAGCGCGTCCGCGCTGCACCCTGACGAGTACGCGCTGTTCGCGCAGGTGGCGCGTTCCTGTCCGGTGGAAGCCGGACAGAAGCTGTTCCGTCGCGGCGATCACGGCGCCGCCATGTACGTGGTCGCCAACGGTGCGGTGGAACTGGACTTCGGCGATGACCTGGTCGGCAAGCGGCTGGGCGCGCGCGCCTTCTTCGGCGAGCTGGGGCTGCTGATCGGCGACCACGCCCGCAGCGCCGACGCGGTCGTGGCCGAGGCCGGCGAACTGCTGGAGCTGGGCCGGGACGAATTCGAACAGCTGGCCCAGCGCGACCCTGCGCTGCTGGCGCAGTTCCTGCGCCGCGCGATCATGCGCGTGGTGCTCAACGAGCAGGCGCTGATCGCGCGCCTGCGCCGACGCAACCAGGACCTGCAGGAAGCGCTGGACGCGCTGCGGTCGGCCACCAACCGGCTGGACGAGTCCGAAGCGCTGACCCGCACCGACGAGCTCACCGGGCTGACCAACCGGCGCGGGTTCGCCGCCCACGTGGAGCAGCGGCTGCAGGCGGGTGGGCTGGGTGGGCACGTGCTGGTGCTGGTGGATTGCGATCGCTTCAAGTCGATCAACGACACCTACGGCCACCTGGCGGGCGACCGCGTCCTGCAGAGCGTGGCCAACCTGCTGCGCGCCGTCGCGGGTGTGGACGACATCGTCTGTCGGCTGGGCGGCGACGAGTTCTGCCTGATCCTGAGCGGCCACACCCGCGAGGGGGCGGAGCGGATCGCCGGCTACGTCACCGACAGTGCGCGCATGCTCGAGCGCATGCACAACAGCCCGCCGCAGATGACCACGCTCAGCATCGGCGCCTGCCTGATCGGGCCGGACAGCCGGGCCGGGTGGGAGCACTGGTATGCGCTGGCCGACGACGCGCTGTACCGGGCCAAGCGCAACGGCGGCGACTGTGTCGAGTGGCTGGACTGA
- a CDS encoding NHLP-related RiPP peptide gives MATKKGAKPAPLDPKVTRKLLDKLATDNDFRRLFKKDAHAALQQVGYKVEAGANSAGACMQLAPTDRIAPKAKIARDRAKLESALNVPVSFLCAKEFSAD, from the coding sequence ATGGCCACCAAGAAGGGCGCCAAGCCCGCGCCGCTCGACCCGAAAGTCACCAGGAAGCTGCTGGACAAGCTCGCCACTGACAACGATTTCCGCCGCCTGTTCAAGAAGGATGCCCATGCGGCCCTGCAGCAGGTCGGATACAAGGTGGAAGCAGGTGCAAATTCCGCGGGCGCGTGCATGCAACTGGCGCCGACCGACCGGATCGCGCCCAAGGCCAAGATCGCCCGCGACCGCGCAAAGCTCGAAAGCGCGCTGAACGTGCCGGTCAGCTTCCTCTGTGCGAAGGAATTCAGCGCGGACTGA